A section of the Hevea brasiliensis isolate MT/VB/25A 57/8 chromosome 17, ASM3005281v1, whole genome shotgun sequence genome encodes:
- the LOC110645683 gene encoding probable arabinosyltransferase ARAD1, producing MSEKSRLPSRFLFFLIPISMFFFIISSVSLLQLGNISLLPGSVFKLILLNSTAVYLKSNVKSEPVKIPFFSSMASQIDTKASMRSGGVKCPNSEMAAIGKQKRENCDHNRALLRVYMYDLPPDFHFGLLAWKGKANQTWPNVDDLNHIPLYPGGLNLQHSIEYWLTLDLLASSTPKVARPCSAVRVQNSSQADIIFVPFFSSLSYNRHSKLHGKEKVSVNKMLQDRLVQFLMGQHEWKRYGGRDHLIVAHHPNSMIDARKKLGSAMFILADFGRYLLEIANLGKDIIAPYKHVVRTIPSGKSAQFDERPILVFFQGAIYRKDGGVIRQELYYLLRDEKNVHFTFGTVRGNGINKASHGMASSKFCLNIAGDTPSSNRLFDAIVSHCVPVIISDDIELPFEDVLDYSKFSVFVRASDAVKKGYLLNLLRSIERDKWTMMWERLKDIAPQFEYQYPSQPGDAVDMIWKAVSRKRSSVQFTLNRKKRYRRPEIH from the exons ATGTCTGAGAAAAGCAGACTTCCCTCTAGGTTTCTTTTTTTCTTGATTCCCATTTCTATGTTCTTTTTTATCATTTCCTCAGTTTCCCTTCTTCAACTAGGCAATATTTCTCTCCTACCCGGGTCTGTTTTCAAGCTAATTCTTCTGAATAGTACAGCAGTTTATTTGAAATCCAATGTCAAAAGTGAACCAGTcaaaattcccttcttctcttccaTGGCATCACAGATTGATACTAAAGCATCAATGAGAAGTGGAGGTGTTAAATGTCCAAATTCAGAAATGGCTGCTATTGGAAAGCAAAAAAGGGAAAATTGTGACCACAATCGAGCTCTCTTAAGGGTATATATGTATGACTTGCCTCCTGATTTTCATTTTGGGTTATTGGCTTGGAAGGGAAAAGCAAATCAAACATGGCCAAATGTTGATGACCTTAATCATATACCACTATACCCAGGTGGGTTGAACCTACAGCACAGTATAGAATACTGGCTGACCCTTGATCTTCTAGCATCAAGCACACCCAAGGTGGCCAGACCTTGCAGTGCGGTTAGAGTGCAGAATTCTAGTCAAGCAGATATAATTTTTGTGCCATTTTTCTCATCTTTGAGTTACAATCGACATTCTAAGCTTCATGGAAAGGAAAAAGTTAGCGTGAACAAGATGTTGCAGGATAGATTGGTGCAATTTTTAATGGGTCAGCATGAATGGAAGCGATATGGGGGAAGGGATCATTTGATTGTAGCCCACCATCCAAATAGCATGATAGATGCTAGAAAGAAGTTGGGTTCTGCCATGTTCATTCTTGCAGATTTCGGTAGATACCTGCTTGAAATTGCAAATCTTGGGAAGGATATAATAGCTCCTTACAAGCATGTTGTGAGGACAATTCCAAGTGGTAAATCAGCTCAGTTTGACGAGCGTCCCATATTGGTGTTTTTCCAAGGAGCAATATATAGGAAGGAT GGAGGAGTCATTCGCCAAGAACTGTATTACCTTCTGAGAGATGAGAAAAATGTACACTTTACATTTGGAACTGTTCGAGGGAATGGGATCAACAAGGCTAGTCACGGAATGGCCTCATCCAAGTTCTGTCTCAATATCGCTGGCGATACCCCTTCCTCAAATCGCCTCTTCGATGCCATTGTGAGTCACTGCGTTCCTGTGATAATAAGCGATGACATTGAGCTACCATTTGAAGATGTCTTAGACTACTCAAAATTCAGTGTATTTGTGCGTGCATCTGATGCTGTTAAGAAAGGTTACCTACTGAATCTTCTTCGGAGTATTGAGCGAGACAAGTGGACCATGATGTGGGAAAGACTAAAGGATATTGCACCGCAGTTTGAATATCAGTATCCATCTCAGCCTGGTGATGCTGTAGATATGATTTGGAAGGCAGTATCACGTAAGAGATCTTCGGTGCAGTTTACACTTAACAGGAAGAAAAGATATCGCAGACCTGAGATTCATTAA